One window of Trifolium pratense cultivar HEN17-A07 linkage group LG5, ARS_RC_1.1, whole genome shotgun sequence genomic DNA carries:
- the LOC123886059 gene encoding uncharacterized protein Mb2253c-like, whose protein sequence is MFLVSTFQSNRSIRDLALPCHPPLFRSRRGVNSFSKRTSRTCSRRGRSCILEFDGAYSGNPGRSGAGAVLPFGNQVQRFSQGLGTQTNNSIEYQGLNLGLKEVANQGYDRVCVRGDSQLVCNQFEGSWKVNNQNLSGLCNEAQSLSNMFLGAITLKLMLKQVGGKYLRGTTSRFF, encoded by the exons atgtttttagtctctaCTTTTCAGTCAAAtcgt TCGATCAGGGATTTAGCACTTCCTTGCCATCCGCCGCTTTTCCGGTCGAGGCGTGGGGTAAACAGTTTTTCGAAAAGAACATCCAGGACGTGTTCGAGGCGTGGG CGTTCTTGTATCCTTGAATTCGATGGAGCATATAGTGGAAATCCTGGAAGGTCTGGAGCAGGAGCTGTGCTGCCTTTTGGGAACCAG GTTCAGCGCTTTAGTCAAGGACTGGGCACTCAAACAAATAATTCTATTGAATATCAAGGTTTAAATTTGGGATTGAAAGAAGTAGCCAACCAAGGATATGATCGTGTTTGTGTTCGAGGTGACTCTCAGCTTGTTTGCAACCAG TTTGAGGGTTCCTGGAAAGTGAACAACCAGAATTTAAGTGGCCTGTGTAATGAGGCTCAGTCACTGTCGAACATGTTCCTAGG gGCCATAACACTGAAGCTGATGCTCAAGCAAGTCGGGGGTAAATATCTCAGAGGTACTACTtcaagatttttctga